From Zingiber officinale cultivar Zhangliang chromosome 5B, Zo_v1.1, whole genome shotgun sequence, the proteins below share one genomic window:
- the LOC121987950 gene encoding uncharacterized protein LOC121987950: MEVARLSSCGIFHSPPSAAAASSHRRTRRHRSVHLRSRFSSIRVFAVATKSSVSSSTPSSSVSGSVNGAASNRFGNVSEEIKKVRKQMEEDEQLASLMRGLRGQNLTDVQFADESIRLRLVE; the protein is encoded by the exons ATGGAAGTGGCTCGGCTCTCCAGTTGCGGCATCTTCCACAGCCCGCCGTCGGCGGCAGCGGCCTCCTCGCATCGGAGGACCCGCCGGCATCGATCAGTTCATCTCAGATCTAGGTTTTCCAGTATCAGAGTCTTCGCCGTGGCCACTAAATCTTCCGTTTCGTCTTCTACTCCTTCGAGTTCAGTCTCCGGTTCAGTCAATGGCGCTGCGTCGAAT AGGTTCGGTAACGTATCGGAGGAGATCAAAAAGGTGCGGAAGCAAATGGAAGAGGACGAGCAGCTGGCCTCGCTGATGCGAGGGCTCCGAGGTCAAAACCTCACCGATGTTCAGTTCGCCGATGAGAGCATCCGCCTTCGATTAGTTGAG
- the LOC121983759 gene encoding 18S rRNA (guanine-N(7))-methyltransferase RID2-like, producing the protein MPRPELQAPPEIFYNEVEARKYTTSSRIIEIQAKISERALELLALPNDGIPRLLLDIGCGSGLSGDTLSKNGHHWLGYDISSSMLDVALEGEAEGDLLLADMGQGLGLRPGVVDGAISISAVQWLCYADKSSHEPRTRLKAFFGSLYRCLARGARAVLQLYAENRDQNEMISTYAMRAGFSGGIVVDWPHSSKARKEYLVLTCGLPSAQTYQPKGKGENGEVCSEDKESDADTDDNQTVDVYDRNRPRKKLKVKKKGKGREWILKKKEQMRKKGYDVPPDTKHTGRKRKDRF; encoded by the exons ATGCCACGTCCAGAGCTCCAAGCTCCGCCAGAGATATTCTACAATGAGGTGGAGGCACGCAAGTATACGACTTCGTCTCGCATCATTGAAATCCAA GCAAAGATATCTGAGCGAGCACTTGAACTACTTGCCTTACCAAATGATGGCATACCCAGGCTTCTGCTAGACATTG GCTGTGGATCTGGGCTTAGTGGTGATACTCTATCTAAAAATGGGCATCATTGGCTTGGCTATGATATTTCAAGTTCAATGTTGG ATGTTGCATTAGAGGGTGAAGCAGAGGGTGATCTTTTGCTTGCAGATATGGGTCAG GGCTTAGGCTTACGGCCAGGGGTTGTTGACGGTGCGATCAGTATTTCAGCAGTCCAG TGGTTATGCTACGCTGACAAGTCCTCACATGAGCCAAGAACGAGGCTAAA GGCATTCTTTGGCTCACTATACCGATGTTTGGCTAGAGGGGCGAGAGCTGTATTACAACTTTATGCAGAAAACAGGGATCAAAATGAGATGATCTCGACTTATGCCATGCGAGCGGGTTTTTCCGGTGGCATTGTTGTTGATTGGCCGCATAG CTCAAAAGCACGGAAAGAATATCTGGTTCTTACTTGTGGTCTGCCCTCGGCTCAAACTTACCAGCCGAAGGGGAAAGGTGAAAATGGCGAGGTGTGCAGTGAAGATAAGGAAAGCGATGCCGACACTGATGACAACCAAACA GTTGATGTATACGATCGAAACCGACCGAGGAAGAAGTTGAAGgtaaagaagaaagggaaaggtagaGAATGGATCTTAAAGAAGAAGGAACAGATGAGGAAAAAGGGATACGATGTCCCTCCTGATACCAAACACACTGGTCGAAAGCGCAAGGATCGATTTTGA
- the LOC121983760 gene encoding KIN14B-interacting protein At4g14310-like produces MSTRLKERGGGGNKIMACKPNNKGPLNSTLNDKRPVSAPRRSTVAVGKENPRDVSVGRASSSRRKVEEKPAPPFAAVRFSTSSLPRGKSCKPSDLVSDIRGDRRPPRVSTSDQLGRAPGRDLEAEAGGRKSFGVSGALLPGKGLYDQALMRNAERLATATGGVSYLRNPKPKGDTKSLDLIAEKLGRKSDGDLNAKGSSNSSKQKNEPPFLEKKVTNLKENASLQNSKNKTFLVSSSKAIDGETPRFFPSGLKDTSYAVSNPKPQGQTDEIVAHATTSNTKKEDCLEVQLEPSKDVGYDVKIKDIPCEEERVDSVPKVEVAHGRSANIRVFEKSNDDVKGARVVSKYPSKLHEKLAMLEGKVQKIASEIKRTKEILDGNNPDDSKLILSDIQSQICGIEKAVAHAVRGTTTSQQDSSKVIKANCEDQNNCVPDHTDQTIIPSYTVRELKNDVIEARFFPHHKFLKDRNSSGILGGHGSDRSDSDLEDGSSCSVGENPIAMKFLASLDLEQGEPSKHVNLASEHMTVQARIISAAEYASKKMVSDYSMGGIELVADENFEKIDNLEKKSALMLHEQPKGPYKDQLCEIGQKPSTGGWFVSEGEAVLLSHHDGSCSYYDMTNYEFKAEYNPPSAMSNNLWGDCWLIRAPGTDGCSGKYVVAASAGNASESGFCSWDYYTREVKAFCIGDSTDNSPSPWPSRIPLGSLSNASLRTSQQQWWYKPCGPLLISTATRQKSVNAYDIRDGELVMKWETSSPVIGMDYSSPLQWRSRGKVIVAGTEAISLWDVNSLNPQPLLSVAFSGKRIYSLHVNNTDAEHSGGIQQRVSSSEVEGNDGVFCTQESINVLDFRVPSGIGIKVSKHGGTGHSIFSRGDYIFVGSTEGRLPIKACPRSRIQHYSLRKGKLVASYQLPEFNSHAHHSSLTQVWGNGNTVMGICGLGLFVFDAFRDENSQTFCFDRGNTIDVKETIGPDDLYCPTFDYSGSRVLVISRDRPASWRYVL; encoded by the exons ATGTCGACGCGGCTCAAGGAGAGAGGAGGCGGGGGGAACAAGATCATGGCGTGCAAGCCGAACAACAAGGGACCACTCAACTCTACCCTTAACGATAAGCGACCTGTCTCCGCTCCCCGGAGGAGCACCGTCGCCGTCGGCAAGGAGAACCCCAGGGACGTCTCAGTAGGGAGGGCCTCTTCATCCCGTCGCAAGGTCGAGGAGAAGCCAGCACCACCATTCGCTGCCGTACGCTTCTCCACGTCGTCTTTGCCGAGAGGTAAGTCCTGCAAACCCTCCGATCTGGTGTCTGACATCCGCGGAGATCGCCGACCACCTAGGGTTTCCACGTCCGACCAACTGGGAAGAGCGCCGGGGCGGGATCTGGAAGCAGAGGCTGGAGGGCGGAAGAGTTTCGGCGTTTCGGGTGCGTTGCTGCCGGGGAAGGGGCTTTACGACCAGGCTTTGATGAGAAATGCTGAGAGATTAGCGACTGCGACTGGCGGCGTCTCGTACCTTCGTAACCCTAAGCCTAAAGGAGATACAAAGTCCTTGGATTTGATCGCAGAGAAACTAGGTCGCAAGAGTGATGGCGATTTGAATGCAAAAGGATCCTCGAACTCCTCGAAGCAGAAAAATGAACCTCCTTTTCTGGAGAAGAAGGTAACAAATTTGAAGGAAAATGCATCTCTGCAAAATAGTAAGAATAAGACCTTTCTGGTCTCAAGTTCAAAGGCTATCGATGGAGAAACCCCAAGATTTTTTCCCAGTGGCCTGAAGGACACAAGTTATGCAGTATCTAATCCGAAACCTCAGGGTCAAACTGATGAAATTGTTGCTCATGCTACAACATCAAATACGAAGAAGGAAGACTGTTTGGAAGTACAATTGGAGCCGTCAAAAGATGTAGGATATGATGTTAAGATCAAGGATATTCCCTGTGAGGAGGAGCGTGTTGATTCAGTTCCGAAAGTTGAGGTTGCGCATGGACGATCTGCAAATATTAGGGTTTTTGAGAAGTCGAATGATGATGTCAAAGGTGCTCGAGTTGTGTCCAAATACCCTAGTAAGTTGCATGAGAAGTTGGCGATGTTGGAaggaaaagttcaaaaaattgcATCTGAAATCAAGCGGACGAAGGAGATATTGGATGGCAACAACCCCGATGATTCAAAGCTGATTCTTTCTGATATCCAGAGCCAAATATGTGGAATCGAGAAAGCTGTTGCCCATGCAGTTCGTGGTACTACTACATCTCAACAGGATTCCTCTAAAGTCATCAAAGCAAACTGTGAGGATCAAAACAACTGCGTACCTGATCACACAGATCAAACAATCATTCCGAGCTATACAGTTAGAGAATTGAAAAATGACGTGATAGAAGCAAGGTTCTTCCCGCATCATAAGTTTTTAAAGGACAGGAACTCATCTGGCATTTTGGGAGGTCATGGTTCAGATCGCAGTGATTCAGATCTCGAAGATGGTTCATCGTGTTCTGTTGGCGAAAATCCAATTGCAATGAAGTTCTTGGCTTCTCTAGATTTGGAGCAAGGTGAACCTAGCAAACATGTGAATTTGGCATCTGAGCACATGACTGTACAAGCGAGAATCATCTCTGCAGCAGAATATGCCTCAAAGAAGATGGTCAGCGACTATTCCATGGGGGGAATTGAACTCGTGGcagatgaaaattttgaaaaaattgacAACCTGGAGAAAAAATCTGCATTGATGTTGCATGAACAACCTAAGGGACCTTACAAAGATCAGTTGTGTGAGATTGGACAGAAGCCCTCGACTGGCGGATGGTTTGTTTCTGAAGGAGAAGCTGTTCTTCTTTCCCATCACGATGGATCCTGCTCGTATTATGACATGACTAACTATGAG TTCAAGGCTGAATACAATCCACCATCAGCCATGTCGAATAATTTGTGGGGTGATTGTTGGTTAATCCGAGCACCAGGTACAGACGGATGTTCCGGGAAATATGTCGTTGCGGCATCAGCTGGGAATGCTTCGGAATCTGGATTTTGTTCATGGGATTATTATACAAGAGAAGTAAAAGCATTTTGCATAGGAGATTCAACAGATAACTCCCCATCGCCATGGCCATCTAGGATACCTCTCGGTTCGCTAAGTAATGCCAGTCTGAGAACATCACAGCAACAATGGTGGTACAAGCCTTGTGGCCCGCTCCTAATCTCCACTGCCACCAGACAGAAATCTGTCAATGCTTACGATATCCGCGACGGAGAGCTAGTGATGAAGTGGGAGACTAGCAGCCCTGTGATTGGGATGGACTACTCGAGCCCTCTGCAATGGCGAAGTAGAGGAAAGGTGATCGTAGCAGGAACTGAAGCCATCAGCCTTTGGGATGTCAACTCTCTAAACCCACAGCCGCTATTGTCTGTTGCCTTTTCCGGAAAGAGGATCTATTCACTTCATGTAAACAACACTGATGCTGAACATAGCGGCGGCATTCAACaaag GGTGAGTTCATCGGAGGTGGAGGGCAACGATGGTGTCTTCTGCACTCAAGAAAGCATCAATGTGCTCGATTTTCGGGTTCCGTCCGGTATCGGGATCAAAGTGTCTAAGCACGGAGGCACAGGCCATTCGATCTTCTCTCGCGGAGACTACATATTCGTCGGGAGCACCGAGGGAAGATTGCCCATCAAAGCCTGTCCGCGATCCCGCATACAGCATTACTCATTGCGCAAAGGAAAGCTCGTTGCGTCGTACCAACTGCCGGAATTCAATTCCCACGCTCACCACTCCTCGCTGACTCAAGTTTGGGGAAATGGCAACACCGTGATGGGCATCTGCGGGCTGGGGCTCTTCGTCTTCGATGCCTTTCGTGATGAAAATTCTCAGACCTTTTGCTTCGACCGAGGGAATACGATAGATGTGAAGGAAACAATCGGCCCCGACGATTTGTACTGCCCTACTTTCGACTATTCTGGATCGAGAGTTCTGGTGATATCGAGAGATCGCCCTGCTTCCTGGAGGTATGTGTTATGA
- the LOC121987951 gene encoding CRIB domain-containing protein RIC1-like — MGTGMKMKNILKGLRYISQIFDEEEEPEMQIGHPTDVKHVAHIGCDGQSINNSPTWMTEFRSPAVAAGAAAQNKAEPGSFRFRYPHPSDAPPPRSSPGLDGGSNRRSRRSQPAGGRADSVAVAEDEGAKQGRKKGSGEDAPAAPRNPQRRKPKGGASSSSSHASGASTRPKAARSGEQRPDAVKPAVAKGEAEPGEEN, encoded by the exons ATGGGGAccgggatgaagatgaagaacatcCTCAAAGGCCTTCGTTATATTTCTCAAATATTTG atgAAGAGGAAGAACCGGAGATGCAAATTGGTCACCCCACAGACGTCAAGCACGTGGCGCACATCGGTTGTGACGGTCAGTCCATCAATAATTCTCCTACTTGG ATGACCGAGTTCCGATCGCCGGCGGTGGCCGCCGGCGCAGCTGCACAAAACAAGGCCGAACCAGGTTCATTCCGTTTTCGCT ATCCCCACCCGAGCGACGCGCCGCCTCCGCGGTCCTCCCCCGGCCTCGACGGCGGATCTAACCGGAGGTCGCGCCGCTCGCAGCCTGCCGGAGGCCGCGCCGACAGCGTTGCGGTGGCGGAGGACGAAGGGGCCAAGCAAGGGCGGAAGAAAGGGAGCGGCGAGGATGCACCGGCCGCGCCCAGGAACCCGCAGCGGCGCAAGCCCAAAGGCGgcgcttcctcctcttcctcccacGCCAGCGGGGCGTCGACGCGGCCGAAGGCGGCGAGATCGGGCGAGCAGAGACCCGACGCGGTGAAGCCCGCGGTGGCGAAGGGCGAAGCAGAGCCAGGGGAAGAGAACTGA
- the LOC121983761 gene encoding mRNA-decapping enzyme subunit 2-like — protein sequence MAAPSRSSSSTMRNLLPPQELLDDLCSRFVLNVPKEDLESFERILFLLEQAHWFYEDNSVEQNPSLKSLSFREFTSLMFKSCAALRPYIAHIDDIYKDFTSYKFRVPVTGAIILDESYDRCLLVKGWKSGASWSFPRGKKSKDEEDHTCAVREVLEETGFDVSKLLNMDDYIEVVIGQQRVRLYIVTGVKEDTVFAPLTKKEISEISWHRIDELQPASDEVMSRGVNGLKLYMVAPFLLSLKSWITAHPPPPVTQKSDASSKVTSVWKAKGSSEGAATVVPENSLFQAGSGPQKVDNGPGKSFRNFRFDAASILQAMEAAFAAN from the exons ATGGCAGCGCCGAGTCGGTCATCGAGTTCCACCATGaggaatcttcttcctcctcaagagCTCCTCGACGATCTCTGCAG TCGATTTGTGTTGAACGTCCCAAAAGAAGATCTGGAGTCGTTCGAGCGAATCTTATTCCTTCTGGAGCAAGCGCACTGGTTCTATGAAGACAATTCGGTGGAACAGAATCCTTCTCTAAAGTCCCTTTCCTTCAGGGAATTCACCTCTCTTA TGTTTAAGAGTTGTGCTGCTTTAAGACCATATATTGCACATATTGATGACATATACAAGGACTTCACTTCTTACAAGTTTAGAGTTCCAGTGACTGGTGCAATCATTTTGGATGAATCTTACGACAGG TGTTTACTTGTCAAGGGCTGGAAATCTGGAGCAAGTTGGAGTTTTCCTCGCGGTAAAAAGAGCAAAGATGAGGAAGATCACACATGCGCAGTCCGTGAA GTCCTTGAAGAAACAGGATTTGATGTTTCGAAGCTTTTGAATATGGACGACTATATTGAGGTAGTAATTGGTCAGCAAAGGGTGCGACTTTACATAGTCACTGGAGTCAAGGAGGACACAGTTTTTGCTCCTCTAACAAAAAAAGAGATCAGC GAAATCTCATGGCACCGTATTGACGAACTTCAACCAGCTAGCGATGAAGTAATGTCACGCGGAGTAAATGGGTTGAAGCTTTATATGGTTGCTCCCTTTTTGTT ATCTCTGAAATCATGGATCACTGCACATCCTCCTCCTCCAGTAACTCAGAAATCAGATGCATCTTCTAAAG TAACCAGTGTATGGAAGGCCAAGGGCAGTTCCGAAGGCGCGGCAACGGTGGTACCCGAGAATTCTCTGTTTCAAGCTGGATCTGGACCTCAGAAAGTCGATAACGGACCTGGTAAAAGCTTCAGAAACTTCAGGTTCGACGCCGCGAGTATCTTACAGGCAATGGAAGCTGCTTTTGCTGCCAACTGA
- the LOC121983762 gene encoding serine/threonine-protein kinase GRIK2-like produces the protein MGCCGCFGFLRKPQRYLIPFRRSSAPFQEFLLPENMDDHDGIFYNRDYGNHHYDSDSGSQHVVKHSEEILLWRAHNGLICREIPVKETRRLILSEDDDGNKMINEYVRQCKIGSGSYGKVVLYRSTKDGKQYAIKIFHKSHLLKSHVAPSETAMNDVLREVAIMKMLDHPNIVNLIEVIDDPNTDNFYMVLEYVEGKWNFEGSGAANCLGESTTRRYLRDIVAGLMYLHSHNVIHGDIKPDNLLVTRSNNIKIGDFSVSQVFEDDNDVLRRSPGTPVFTAPECCLDVTYHGKAADTWAVGVTLYCMVFGQYPFLGETLQDTYDKIVNNSLIIPDEVDPQLRYLIEGLLCKDPKARLTLRAVSEHPWVIGDDGPIPQYLCRCSRLKSST, from the exons ATGGGTTGCTGTGGTTGCTTTGGATTTTTGAGAAAGCCACAGAGATACCTTATCCCTTTCAGACGCTCTAGTGCTCCGTTCCAAGAGTTCCTTTTGCCAGAaaacatggatgatcatgatGGTATATTTTACAACAGAGACTATGGGAACCATCATTATGACAGTGATAGTGGTTCACAGCATGTTGTTAAGCATTCGGAAGAAATTCTCTTATGGAGAGCTCATAATGGATTGATATGCAGGGAGATCCCGGTAAAGGAAACTCGAAGGCTTATTCTTTCAGAG GATGATGATGGTAACAAGATGATCAATGAATATGTTCGGCAATGTAAGATTGGTTCTGGTAGTTATGGCAAAGTG GTCTTATACAGAAGCACCAAGGATGGGAAGCAATATGCAATCAAG ATTTTCCACAAATCACATTTGTTAAAGTCGCATGTGGCTCCTTCTGAAACTGCCATGAATGATGTTCTTCGGGAG GTAGCAATCATGAAAATGTTGGATCATCCAAATATAGTTAATCTCATTGAGGTCATTGATGATCCGAACACGGACAACTTTTACATGG TGTTAGAATATGTTGAAGGTAAGTGGAATTTTGAGGGCTCTGGAGCAGCTAATTGCTTAGGAGAAAGCACAACGAGAAGATACTTGCGAGACATAGTTGCTGGTCTGATGTATCTCCACTCTCAT AATGTCATCCATGGGGATATTAAACCTGATAATCTTTTGGTGACTAGAAGCAACAATATAAAGATAGGGGACTTCAGTGTTAGCCAAGTTTTTGAG GATGATAATGATGTACTTAGGAGATCGCCTGGGACTCCTGTTTTCACGGCACCTGAATGTTGTCTAG ATGTTACCTATCACGGTAAGGCTGCCGATACATGGGCAGTTGGCGTTACCTTATATTGCATGGTCTTTGGCCAATATCCTTTTCTAGGAGAAACCCTCCAGGACACATATGATAAG ATCGTCAACAATTCCTTAATTATTCCTGACGAAGTAGATCCACAATTGCGATATTTAATCGAAGGCCTTCTCTGCAAAG ATCCTAAAGCTCGGCTAACCTTGCGTGCCGTATCGGAGCATCCTTGGGTCATCGGTGATGACGGTCCAATCCCACAGTACTTGTGTAGGTGCAGCAGGCTAAAGTCTTCTACTTGA